In a single window of the Prionailurus viverrinus isolate Anna chromosome D3, UM_Priviv_1.0, whole genome shotgun sequence genome:
- the PMAIP1 gene encoding phorbol-12-myristate-13-acetate-induced protein 1, whose amino-acid sequence MPGKRTRKSAQPSPARAPAEPEVECAMQLRRFGDKLNFRQKLMNLISKLFRSGT is encoded by the exons ATGCCTGGGAAGAGGACGCGTAAGAGCGCGCAGCCGAGCCCCGCGCGGGCCCCGGCAG aGCCCGAAGTGGAATGTGCCATGCAGCTCCGGAGATTTGGAGACAAACTGAATTTCCGACAGAAGCTTATGAATCTGATATCCAAACTCTTCCGCTCGGGAACCTGA